The DNA window taaaaaaataaaggaaaactcaaatcaattaataaaataaggcACACACTTAAAGAAATATCACTAAAATCAAGAATGAAAATAGGTCTCCATGATATTTGCTCCTCCACGTTATTATCAATATTGTCAATCAATGGGTAAGAACTTGTGGAACCTTTTTCTTCCATATGTATATTGTCGTCATTATGTCAGAATGTATTCAGATAAAAGAAAGGTCCAAAATCATCAAATCAACTTTTTTGGAAGCCCGGGAAGATATCTTAAATTTGTCTTATCTATTATGGAGACACGCTCATCTATTCGAATTTTTTCTACAACCTAAATAAAAATCCGAGCCATTAACcaaaaaactaaagaaaataatcaaaGCTAAAGGAAATAGAAATACCTTTCggattaaaaacataaaatcttCTATGAGAAGTTTTCCTCTTTTAGTAGCAGTATCTTGAGCTTTATGCACCTGcatataattcaaaattggaCAAGTGAAATATACCCATTAATCTAGAGAAAGTAAAGAAATTAAGGACACAAAAGATGTAGAATCAAATTCATGATGTACCATATTAGTGACATACTCCacaacaattaaaaaaaaataacagttaCATAAGCTCAAATTAAGCAATTTATCTCAAATACATGGAATCTCATGAGTTTCACCtggtttaataatttaataagaatcTACATACAATATTAGTCTAAATATAAGAATGAAAAcccatttattaattttctcaaGATACGTGTACAAACCATTCTTAATAAGTAATAACACAGGTTAGTCACATAGCATTTTCTCAAACATGTGATATGCATAGTATCAACTTTCTATTGCTGAAACAGTCTCAAATGGTGCATCCACAATGTAAACACTCGATAATTTGAACATTTTCGAGCAAATGGATAAAAGGCATGAAACATAAACTTGCCTTTGTATCTTTTGTATAGTTCTTCCACATGTCTAGAATATGCATACGATCTAACCTGTGGGTGGCTGTAAAATACATCAAAAGCACCTTCAAGATAAAGTGTCAATCACTTGCCTTCAAGGCCTTAACTGTCTTGAAAACATAAAGTGTTAAAGCTTAGCTTAATAGGACAGCAATTAAAGGATTAAAGCTTGAAAACTAAAAACACTTACCATTTTTCAAATCTGACAGAAAGAAACCCTTGAATTCCGGATAGAAACTCTTCTATAAGCGGAAGTGCGTCGCCGTCTATTGCCGTTGGGCGAACTCCGTAGAATTCCACTGTTTTGGGCTTTCTAGTAGAAAGACGAGTTTGTTTGGTAATTGACCTAGGGTTGAAACAAAACCAACCAAAAACGAGTCTAAATCGAACAACCGATTGTTTATGAAATGGCAGGATTAGGATTTGAAACCCTAAATTCCGAGATTTCATCTATAATGCCAATGGATGAAATCATTAGAAAAACCGATAGTTGTTCATCGTCGATTAGTATAATCGTAGTCTTACAGTTGAGAGATCCGATTAGGAGATACGAACGTATTAGAGGTCCAATGATAGCTTTGATTAATGCAACGGGAGAGATCCGATTAggattgatgatgatgatgaacggGAGAGGAGATTGAAGATCTAAAGTAGAGATCTATTAATTAAAGGTAATAGGGTTTAGGAAAGGGATCGGAGATAGTAGAGGAGCGGGTTAAGGAAAGGGAAATAGAGATTATTAATTAAAGGTAATAGCGATTGGTCACTTATCCAATCCTTATTAAGTAAGTAAAATGGAAtggattttattttgatcacTATTAAGTACTAACGATTCTAAAACGCGTTATTATCAAGGTAGTAGCGATTGGAATTATAACCAATCGCTACTACCTTGATAATATCAATTGATCTTTATACCAATTGCTATTATTGCTCGCTATTACCCCTATTTTTACTAGTGATCTCTTTCCCTCAAAATATTGGCTTCTCAGAATGGATCAAAATCATTTTTGGTTtacttcattaaaaaaaactatagaGTTACATTGAAAATatggaatttatatttttggaatCAACCACTATAGACCTGGGAGAAATTATGTCTAAACTTTTTAAGTATAATCAATTCCAAGTTTTTGTGAACTACATCCATTTTCTATTCACTTGGACATGAAGACTCCAAATACACTCAATTCATTTTTGTGATTATTAATATCGTTATTTAAGGTAATTGAAGCAATTGTTGCTTGTAATGAGCAAGGTGATATTATTCATGCATAAACAGAAATTAGCTAAGCTATTCATGCAAATATATTATACACAATTGCAATCAAGTTAGAGTTTTGATTCCTGAAAGCCAACAATGATAAAGATTTCATTCTCTTATCAAACTTATTATTTGACATCAAATTATTAATGgcacaaacaaaagaaaaaaatgaggtcatgagatgagaggtcaactgaaattggtggttgatttggcGAGTGATAATAGGGGGTAATAAAGGattgtaaggtcacgagattagatgTCAATTGTGATTGGGagttggtttgtcgaggaatTAAAAGCATGTGGAAGtatgaggtcatgagatgataTGTCGATGAGATTAATGGTTAGTTTTCCAAGGGATAAGATGTCAAtaagattgagattggtggttggtttgatgagGAATAAAAGACCGGTAAAAAAGGATTGTAAGATCATGAGATTAAATGTCTATAGTaattggtggttaaaaatatatgtgaataagatgttgattgaccgaagtgtgaggtcatgatatTAGAGATCGATTGTGATCGGTGGTTGATTTTCCAAGGAATAAGAGGCGTCTAAAAGTGTGAGTTCAAGAGATGAAGAGGTCAATTGTGattttggtggttggtttggtgagaggtgagagacgtgtgaaagtgtgggAGGTCACAATATTAGTAATGAGAGTTGTCTATTGGGAAAAAAgaatattagtggttaaatgtgtgattgagatgtTTGTTTGAGCAAAGTGTCTTGGTGgggtcacaagatgagaggtcgattggatTGGTGGTTCGTTTATtgaagtgagggtaaagaggTCACGGTAATGATATGATATGGTTGAGGTACAAAATACTAtaagtgaggtcacgagattagtaatGAGATATTCATTGGAGAACAAATAATATTGgtagttaaatattattaatgagatATTCAACACATCATCTTATCATTTCTTACTCTATAATTCCAAAagtcttttcttatttttgtgagtgttctttgaGTTTCTTGACTCAATTATTTTCGTTTGATACATAGTGATTGGATTCAAGTAATTTTGTCAAGTTCTCTTTGTGGTGGTTTTTTTGTGCTAAACTATTATAGGTTCTATTGTACCATGGGAATCAGCCACCGACAAAACTCTCTAGCACAAACGAGAGacgatgaaactattttaaaagaACAGTAATTTTCATAGGCCTTGGAGAAAACAAGAAGATTTTTTCTtcgttttatttaataatctattgTATCTCCTCTATTATCATTTTTCTGtatttatatagtattatttatgtgtatttgttcgagataagattaccaacaatcttaaaatagttATCATATTacttatatagaaattttaCAAGTTTCTTGTTTATTTCATAAATGACTATCGAAACACCTACTTCCAACATGAGGATGTCGATTTCCTGTTAACCATCTAGATAAGCCGGAAATGTTTAACGGCTCAAACTTTAAGAGATGTCAGCATAAAATGTTTTTCTCCCTCACGACTTTGAGTTTCGCACGATTCCTCACGGAGGATCCTCACACACCTAAGATTATGAGACAAATGTGAACTCATAAAAAGATGCGAACGTGCATCCGAAAGTTAATGAGCAAGCGGCATCGGCCATTAATGCTTGGCACcatttatatttcttatgtagaaattatgtaTTGAATGGTTTGTCAAATTCATTGTACAATGTGTATAGTGAAAAAAATACGACCAAAGAACTATGACAATCTCTTGAACGTAAATATAAAACTGAAGAAGCTGGTGCAAAAAGGTTTATAGTCGGTTGATTtttggactacaaaatggtaTATTTAAGACCGCTCATTGAACAAATTTAAGAAATGCAAGTTATTTTGCATGAAATTCATGATGAGGGTATGAAACTAGGAGAAACTTTGTAATTGGAAACTATTATTAAGAAGTGGCCACCGTCTTGAAACAATTTCAATAACTACATTAAGCTTAAGTGAAAGGAGATAAACGTAGAAGAATTGGTGATCCGTCTACGCATTGATGAGGAAAGTAAAAGTGCCCCACATAAATACTTTAGTCAAAATGTGGCTAAAGAAAAATGTGGTGGAATATGGtaaagacaagaagaaacacAATTCTTTTGTCAAAAATCAGAATCTTCATCTCAAAggtgaaatttttaaaaagttcaCGGGAAAGTGTTTTAATTGCAATGACATGGGCCATAGATCTTCCGATTGTAAAAAGTCGAGGAGTGTTTGAGAGGCTAACTTAAATTAAGGATTGTCGGACATGGATATGTGTGCGGTGATATCTGAGATTAACTTGGTGGTGTCTAATCCACGAGAATGGTGGATTGAAACAGGAACTACAATACATGTTTTCTCCAAAAAAAGAAGTATTTTCAAGTCtcgaagaagtgaagaatggtAAAAAAATTTATGGGGAAATCTGTCACTTTGGACATACAAGGTGAAGGAAAAGTGGTATTAAGGCTGTCTTCGAGGAAAGACTTAACTTTGACTAAGTGTTGTATGTTccaaaaaatttggaaaaaaatggtttttgatttcttttaagTAAGCATGGTTTTAGAAATGTGATTGAGTcggaaaatttattttatccaaaagtGAAATGTTTGTAGGTAGAAGTTATGTTAATGATGGGATCTTTAACCTCAATGTAATGACAATTAAactaagtataaatgtaaaaaaataattcttctATTATTTATTAGAGACTTCAATTTTATGACATGGTAGGTTAggtaataatatttatgatttgatgcatcaattaatataaatgaagagtatacctacattcgaaataaataagaaacacaagtgtGTAATTTATGTTAAAGAAAAATTGACAATATAATTCTTGTAAaacattgaaataaataatatactacTTGACTTAATTCATACAAACATGGGTAATTTAAAAGAAACATCAACATGTAGTGGagacaaataatttattatttttatttatgataacacaaaatattgttatgtgtatattTTCAAAAGTAAAGATGAAGCCATAGAGAAATTcactatttataaaaatgatgttaaaaccaGCTTCGTAAAAAGATTAAGGTGCTAAGAAGTGATAGAGAaggtgaatatgaatcacctttTGCCAAGTTATGCGCTCAACATGGTATAATCCATGAGACGACGTCAACTTATTCTTCTAAACAAATGGTACGGCTGAGAAgaaaaatagaacattaaaataaatgatgaattcacttctattaagttcTAGTCTACCACAGGACATGTGGGGAGAAGCTATTTTGACGactaattacattttaaataaggTCCACGAAAGAAGCTAGATAAATGTCGATATGAGTTATGTCATTAAAGAAAATCATCATATGAATACTTACGAATGTGGAGTGTCAAGCTAAGGTAGTGTAATATTACCTAAAAAGGTAAAATTTAGACCAAAAATTATTGATTGTGATTAAGACGTCACCCTATTCTCCTAAACAAACGGTACGTCTGAGAAGAATATGATAATGGAATCAAGAAATATATCGTTTTTTGAACATGTATTTTCATATAAGTCTAATAAGAATCACATTCTCCAAAAATACTTCTTGAATAagatgaacaagaaaaggaaaatgaaGTTATGATTGAACATAGACGAAGTAAACGAGCTAAAACGGAAATATTCTTTAGTCCATATTTTTGtactttcatgatggaaagtGAATCTCAAACGTATAATGAGACAATTACCTCATCTAAAGGGCTTCAATAGAAAGATGCAATTAATTGtgagataaaatatatcttGCAAAACCAGACGTAGAAACTAGTGGATCTAAATCTAGGAAATAAACCACTAGGTTGTCGATGGActttcaaaaagaaaataaaatctaatgGATCAATCACACAAAAAGATATAATACATaatgacaaaaaataaatttattaaaaattgaaaattcaaaCGTTAAAGTGAAGGAAACTAATTCCTTAAAAAACTTATGGAAATCCTTAGGAGCTAGCACACcgaattttacaaaaaaaaatattttagagtaCCCAAAAGACAAATTCGTATTTTTCTTGTAAAATAGGTTTGGGGAGTTTTAAGGGGTTTGGGATGTTGTTTTTTCTAAGGTAGCTAGATAATAGCATTTATAATCTACCCTAAAAATTTGAACTGAACATTTGAAGTACAACGCTCGAATCTCCGAAAATGTCTCTAAGTTACCATAGTTCCtttaaaattttttgttttaattgaaattaCTTGCGAATTTGAATTATACACATCCATAAGGCGATAAACACTTTACAGAGCTGAATTCGGAATAAAATA is part of the Impatiens glandulifera chromosome 1, dImpGla2.1, whole genome shotgun sequence genome and encodes:
- the LOC124943320 gene encoding uncharacterized protein LOC124943320, which translates into the protein MKSRNLGFQILILPFHKQSVVRFRLVFGWFCFNPRSITKQTRLSTRKPKTVEFYGVRPTAIDGDALPLIEEFLSGIQGFLSVRFEKCHPQVRSYAYSRHVEELYKRYKGKFMFHAFYPFARKCSNYRVFTLWMHHLRLFQQ